In Ammospiza nelsoni isolate bAmmNel1 chromosome 22, bAmmNel1.pri, whole genome shotgun sequence, a single window of DNA contains:
- the DRAXIN gene encoding draxin, protein METSSTFSSFLFLCVLLLSDISLAISLNPGTKLKNAPGSNHHLQNQEMWLQQPRTGRHHRQGLAKKEKMPSRGQLAGEESLRMGSGASAVEELGAEGQPAALKQNKDVFLGFESYPERENQSPGSEKGKKQNREHRRHSRRDRLKHHRGKTAGAGPSSLYKKPKSSEEQFQNLQAEEAPSLTPSPLLTAALDTAVSTEEPPVLPATSPRSQARLRQDGDVMPTLDMALFDWTDYEDLKPEMWPSAKKKEKRRSKSPNSGNETTTAEGEPCDHHLDCPPGSCCDLREHLCKPHNRGLNNKCYDDCMCTEGLRCYAKFHRNRRVTRRKGRCVEPDSANGEQGSFINV, encoded by the exons ATGGAGACTTCTTCCaccttctcttctttccttttcctgtgcgTGCTGCTTCTTTCAGACATCAGCCTTGCAATCTCCCTGAACCCTGGCACAAAGCTCAAAAATGCCCCAGGGAGCAACCACCACCTCCAAAACCAAGagatgtggctgcagcagcccagaacTGGGCGCCACCACAGGCAAGGCTTGGCCAAGAAGGAGAAGATGCCTTCAAGAGGGCAGCTGGCTGGGGAAGAGAGCCTCAGGATGGGCAGTGGAGCTTCAGCTGTGGaagagctgggggcagagggaCAGCCAGCAGCCCTGAAGCAGAATAAGGATGTTTTCCTGGGGTTCGAATCGTATCCTGAGAGGGAAAACCAGTCGCCAGGCtctgagaaaggaaagaagcagaACCGAGAGCATCGTCGGCACAGCCGCAGGGACAGGCTCAAACATCACCGAG GGAAGACTGCTGGTGCTGGGCCAAGCTCCCTGTACAAGAAACCCAAAAGCTCTGAAGAACAGTTTCAAAATCTTCAGGCAGAGGAAGCTCCAAGTCTGACTCCCAGCCCACTGCTCACTGCTGCACTGGACACAGCTGTTTCCACAGAGGAGCCTCCTGTTCTTCCAGCCACCTCGCCACGGTCACAG GCTCGCCTCAGGCAAGATGGGGATGTGATGCCCACCTTGGATATGGCACTCTTTGACTGGACTGATTATGAGGATCTCAAACCAGAAATGTGGCCATCTGCTAAAAAGAAAG aaaaaCGCCGCAGTAAGAGCCCCAACAGTGGAAATGAAACCACAACAGCTGAAGGAGAGCCATGTGATCACCACCTTGACTGCCCCCCAG GCTCTTGCTGTGACCTACGTGAACACCTCTGCAAGCCACACAATCGAGGCCTTAACAACAAGTGCTATGATGACTGTATGTGCACTGAAG GGCTGCGCTGTTACGCCAAATTCCACCGGAACCGGAGAGTGACCCGGAGGAAGGGGCGCTGTGTGGAGCCCGACTCAGCCAACGGAGAGCAGGGATCTTTCATTAATGTTTAG